Below is a window of Vicinamibacterales bacterium DNA.
GGTGATGCTGGCGGCGTCCCTGGCGCTGTCGGACAGCCGTCCGGCGGCGCAGACCCGCGCGGCGGCGCCGCAGAAGCAGGCCGTCGACGCGGAGTACACCGCCAGGATCAAGGAATACCTGCAGGACCCGCGGATCACGACGGAGCTCGTCGATCACCTGCCGGCGTCGCCGACGGTGCCGACGCCGCTGAAGTTCCTGGGGCACATGCCGGGCACGCCAGGCGAGCTGACCCGCGCCGCCGACATCCATCGCTACTTCGCGGCGATCGACAAGGCCTCCGATCGCGTCGCGATGTGGACCATCGGGCAGACGGAAGAAGGGCGCGACATGATCCTCGTCGCGATTGCCGACGAGGCGACGATCAAGTCGCTCGACAAGTACAAGGCGCAGATCGCGCAGCTCACCGATCCGCGCCGCACCAGCGAGGAGCAGGCGCAGCAACTGCTCAAGACGGCCAAGCCGATCTACTACCTGACGAGCGGCATGCATTCGCCGGAGACCGGCGGGCCCGAGATGCTGATGGAGCTCGGCTACCGGCTGGCGGTCGAGGACACGCCGTTCATCCAGAACATCCGCAGCAACGTCATCACGCTGATCACGCCGGTCGTCGAAGTCGACGGACGCGAGAAGATGGTGGACACCTACTACTTCAACAAGAGGACGCGCCAGGGACAGCAGACGCTGCCGCTGATGTACTGGGGCAAGTACGTGCAGCACGACAACAACCGCGACGGCATGGGGCAGTTCCTCGCGCTGACCCGCCACGTCGGCAAGGCGAACCTGGACTGGAAGCCGCAGGTGCTCCACGATCTCCACGAGGCGCAGACCTATCTCTACTCGTCCACCGGCACCGGGCCGTACAACGAGGCGATCGATCCGATCACGATCAACGAATGGTGGATGCTGGCGCAGAACGACGTGCTCGAGATGACCAAGCGCGGCGTGCCGGGGGTGTGGACCTACGGCTTCTACGACGGCTGGACCCCCAACTACATGTTCTTCATCGCGCACGGCCACAACGCGATCGGCCGCTTCTACGAGGTGCAGAGCTACGGCCCCGATCCGTACGAGGTGCGGCCGGCGCCGACGGTGACCAGCCGCGAATGGTTCCGGCCGAATCCGCCGCTGCCGTCGATCAAGTGGGGGCCGCGCAACAACGTCAACATCCAGCAGTCGGGTGTGCTGCTCTCCCTGAGCCACGTGGCGAAGAATCGCGAGCTCTATCTGGAGAACTACTGGCTGAAGAACAAGCGCGCGGTCGAGAAGGGAAAGTCCGGCGGCAGCTACGGCTGGCTGATTCCGGCGAACCAGACGAGGAAGTCCGACGCCGCACAGGCGGTGAACGACCTTCGCGCCCAGGGGCTCGAGGTGCACAAGCTCGCCAACGGCGACTACGTGATCCGCGGCGACCAGCCGTATCGCACCGTCGCCGACATGTACTTCTCGGTGCAGAGCTTCGCGCCGGCGAACCCGCGCCCCTACGATGACACCGGCTGGACGTTCCAGTACATGCGCAATCTGGTGATCAGGCCGATCACCGACAAGAACGTCGTCAATCAGCCGATGACGCTGCTCACCGCCGACGCCAGAGCGCCGGGCGGCATCGAGGGGACCGGACCGGTGCTGATCGTGGCGCACACCACGGACAACAACCTGATGAAGTTCCGGTTCATGAACGCCGCGGTGCGGATGCAGGCCGCGGAAGAGGACTTCGAGGCGGCGGGACGGAAGTTCCGCGCCGGCGCCTTCATCATTCCCGACGCCGACCGCGGCAAGCTCGATCCCGTGCTCAGGGACCTGGGGCTGTCGGCCTGGGCGGTCGCCGCAGCGCCCGCCGTCCGCACGCACGATCTCGACGTGCCGCGCATCGGCTACGTCCACAGCTGGTCGCGCACGCAGGACGAAGGCTGGGTGCGCGCCGCGCTCGACACCTACGGCGTTCCCTACACCTACTTCGGCGACGTCACGCTGCGCGACGGCAACCTCCGCGCGAAGTACGACGTGATCGTCTTCCCGCACGTCGGCGGCAACGCGCAGTCGCAGGTGAACGGCATACCGAAGACCGGGAGCGCGCCGCTGCCGTACAAGAAGTCCGCCGAGTATCCCTCGCTCGGCGCGATCGA
It encodes the following:
- a CDS encoding M14 family zinc carboxypeptidase gives rise to the protein MKKHPKLVGAAGLAVMLAASLALSDSRPAAQTRAAAPQKQAVDAEYTARIKEYLQDPRITTELVDHLPASPTVPTPLKFLGHMPGTPGELTRAADIHRYFAAIDKASDRVAMWTIGQTEEGRDMILVAIADEATIKSLDKYKAQIAQLTDPRRTSEEQAQQLLKTAKPIYYLTSGMHSPETGGPEMLMELGYRLAVEDTPFIQNIRSNVITLITPVVEVDGREKMVDTYYFNKRTRQGQQTLPLMYWGKYVQHDNNRDGMGQFLALTRHVGKANLDWKPQVLHDLHEAQTYLYSSTGTGPYNEAIDPITINEWWMLAQNDVLEMTKRGVPGVWTYGFYDGWTPNYMFFIAHGHNAIGRFYEVQSYGPDPYEVRPAPTVTSREWFRPNPPLPSIKWGPRNNVNIQQSGVLLSLSHVAKNRELYLENYWLKNKRAVEKGKSGGSYGWLIPANQTRKSDAAQAVNDLRAQGLEVHKLANGDYVIRGDQPYRTVADMYFSVQSFAPANPRPYDDTGWTFQYMRNLVIRPITDKNVVNQPMTLLTADARAPGGIEGTGPVLIVAHTTDNNLMKFRFMNAAVRMQAAEEDFEAAGRKFRAGAFIIPDADRGKLDPVLRDLGLSAWAVAAAPAVRTHDLDVPRIGYVHSWSRTQDEGWVRAALDTYGVPYTYFGDVTLRDGNLRAKYDVIVFPHVGGNAQSQVNGIPKTGSAPLPYKKSAEYPSLGAIDSADDIRGGMGWEGLVELVKFVQAGGTLITEGSTSVILPEYNVTGAVTVENPGGLFVRGSIVRGVFADRRSPIAYGYDAQLPVYFNQEPVLNVGGGGGFGGRGGGGAEIPGVGMNVTPMAGASQQRITPYDPEGAQAPAAPPQPGPQQAAGGGRGGGGRGGPGGFPAAGGTESARVIMRFPANPDEMLLSGTLVGGQALANRVQLVDIPVGQGHVVSFAIRPFWRWQTQGSHFLAFNAILNWNDLDAGRAGAPRPTSTSGQNR